The proteins below are encoded in one region of Malaclemys terrapin pileata isolate rMalTer1 chromosome 8, rMalTer1.hap1, whole genome shotgun sequence:
- the PTGS2 gene encoding prostaglandin G/H synthase 2, with amino-acid sequence MIVPCTLIFGLLAFSQAANPCCSNPCQNRGVCMTTGFDRYECDCTRTGFYGENCTTPEFLTWVKQSLKPTPNTVHYILTHFKGVWNIINSIPFFRDSIMRYVLTSRSHLIDSPPTYNSQYGYKNWEAYSNLSFYTRALPPVALDCPTPMGVKGKKELPDSAVVVEKFLLRKKFIPDPQGTNMMFTFFAQHFTHQFFKTDHHKGPAFTKALGHGVDLNHVYGETLDRQLKLRLLKDGKLKYQMIDGEMYPPTVKDTQAEMIYPPHVPKHLQFSVGNEVFGLVPGLMMYATIWLREHNRVCDILKQVHPEWNDEQLFQTTRLILIGETIKIVVEDYVQQLSGYYFKLKFDPELLFNQQFQYQNRIAAEFNTLYHWHPLLPDSFQIHDQEYTFQQFLYNNSIMVEHGLSHMVKSFSKQIAGRVAGGKNVPFAVQKVAKASIDQSRQMRYQSLNEYRKRFLMKPFKSFEELTGEKEMAAELEELYGDIDAMELYPGLLVERPRPGAIFGETMVELGAPFSLKGLMGNAICSPEYWKPSTFGGKVGFEIINTASLQKLICNNVKGCPITAFHVLNSEATETATINVSSSSSSMEDINPTLLMKERSAEL; translated from the exons ATGATTGTGCCTTGCACTTTAATCTTCGGTCTCCTGGCTTTCAGCCAAGCAG CTAATCCTTGCTGCTCAAACCCATGCCAGAACAGAGGAGTGTGTATGACGACAGGTTTTGACCGATATGAATGTGACTGTACAAGGACAGGATTTTATGGGGAAAACTGTACTACAC CGGAATTCTTGACCTGGGTGAAACAGTCATTGAAACCTACTCCGAACACTGTCCACTACATCCTCACTCACTTCAAAGGCGTCTGGAATATAATAAACAGCATTCCCTTCTTCCGTGATTCCATCATGAGATATGTATTGACAT caaGGTCACATTTGATTGACAGTCCACCAACGTACAACAGCCAGTATGGTTACAAAAACTGGGAAGCCTATTCCAACCTTTCCTTCTATACTAGAGCCCTCCCACCAGTGGCACTGGACTGCCCAACACCCATGGGTGTTAAAG GTAAGAAGGAGCTCCCAGATTCTGCAGTAGTTGTGGAGAAATTTCTGCTGAGGAAAAAATTTATTCCTGATCCTCAAGGCACAAATATGATGTTCACGTTCTTTGCTCAACATTTCACCCACCAGTTCTTTAAGACAGATCACCACAAAGGGCCAGCCTTCACCAAAGCTCTCGGCCATGGG GTTGACTTGAACCACGTCTATGGAGAGACTTTGGATAGACAACTTAAGCTGAGGCTACTTAAGGATGGAAAGCTGAAGTATCAG atGATTGATGGAGAAATGTACCCTCCCACTGTGAAGGACACTCAGGCAGAAATGATCTACCCACCTCATGTTCCTAAGCACCTGCAATTTTCTGTAGGCAATGAGGTGTTTGGTTTGGTCCCAGGTTTAATGATGTATGCCACAATATGGCTCAGAGAGCACAATCGGGTCTGTGACATCCTTAAGCAGGTGCATCCAGAATGGAATGATGAGCAGCTTTTCCAAACTACCAGGCTCATATTGATAG GAGAGACCATCAAGATTGTTGTTGAAGACTACGTGCAGCAGTTGAGTGGCTACTACTTCAAGCTGAAGTTTGATCCCGAGCTGCTGTTTAACCAGCAATTTCAATATCAGAATAGAATTGCAGCCGAATTCAACACTCTGTACCACTGGCACCCACTTCTGCCTGACAGTTTTCAGATCCATGACCAGGAGTACACTTTCCAGCAATTTCTCTACAACAACTCTATCATGGTGGAACATGGCCTTTCCCACATGGTGAAATCCTTCTCCAAGCAAATTGCTGGCAGG gtTGCTGGGGGTAAGAACGTTCCTTTTGCAGTACAGAAAGTAGCTAAGGCTTCAATTGATCAAAGCAGACAGATGAGATACCAGTCCTTGAATGAGTACCGAAAACGCTTCCTAATGAAACCTTTTAAGTCATTTGAGGAACTTACAG gagaaaaagaaatggcAGCTGAATTAGAAGAGCTTTATGGAGACATTGATGCTATGGAGCTGTACCCTGGCCTTCTAGTAGAAAGGCCTCGTCCTGGTGCCATCTTTGGTGAGACCATGGTGGAACTTGGAGCACCATTCTCTTTGAAAGGGCTGATGGGAAATGCTATCTGTTCTCCAGAGTACTGGAAACCAAGCACCTTTGGCGGAAAAGTGGGCTTTGAAATAATCAATACTGCCTCTCTACAAAAGCTCATCTGCAATAACGTGAAGGGCTGTCCCATCACTGCCTTCCATGTCCTAAACTCTGAAGCCACAGAAACGGCCACCATTAACGTCAGTTCCTCAAGCTCCTCAATGGAGGATATCAACCCCACATTGCTAATGAAAGAGAGATCCGCTGAATTGtag